The genomic interval TGGTGTTTGAGTACCTGGTGAGTCagtcagtctctcacacacacacacacacacacacacacacacacacacacacacacacacacacacacacacacacagacaggggtcTGAGAACATCGGACACTAATGTGGCccaacagggacacacacactcttacgcacttgacacacacacacacacacacacacacacacacacatactcaaatgcACACTGGCAGCTGCTTGCATAATTCAGCCATCAGAATCCAGCAGATGATGTCTAGTCCTCCTCCATTTTGACTGATGAACAAAccgtctttctttcttgctctttcttttcttcctgtCATTTATTCTCTCTGTCCATTGCCCCCCTCTCCTCCGCCCAGGACAAGGACCTGAAGCAGTATCTGGATGACTGTGGTAACTGCATCCACATGCACAATGTGAAGGTAATCTAGACCAGCTGTTGCGCCCCCCCCCCACTGGATAATTTAAATCCGTGCTTTTTGAGCAGTCTTTCAGGTCCACTAAACCCTTGATTGACCCTGACCCTGTGGATgattacctctctctccctccctctgtgtctgtctctgcagCTCTTCCTCTTCCAGCTCCTGCGTGGGCTGAACTACTGCCACAGGCGTAAAGTCCTCCACCGAGACCTCAAACCCCAGAACCTGCTCATCAACGAGCGTGGGGAGCTGAAGCTGGCTGACTTTGGTCAGTACcgccctgctcacacacactttcactcacttgcgcacacacacacacacacacacacacagcggcagCCCAGCAACTGCTGTCACCACGGCTCTCTTCTCACGCCTCCACCCCATGTGTCCATGTCCTCATTAGTGGTCAGAGGAAACCCTTTCCTGTCCAGTGCCCTCATGCATAGATACATgcatacttacatacatacatacatacatacatacagatacaTGTAGTAAATGTCTGTAATGTTATACACTATTCCAGAATCATAGAACATTTATTCTATGAGTTATTGAGTTGCTGAGCAGTATTGTACTGTGTTCTACATTAAGTTTCTCGTTCTCAGTATTCTAAAGTGAGCGTGTGGTTTTCTACATTTAAAAAGTGTAGTGTTAGCAGTTCTCTTATCCCTGATTTGCTCAGTGTTTTGGTCTTGTGCAGACTAGACACTATCTAAAGCTCTCATCGCACGAGTTGTGTTTTTTGGGTCGAGGCTGTCTTTGGATGTGACGGTCGGGTTTTAATTATGGGCTGCAGGAGAGCTTtggactcgtgtgtgtgtgtctaatgtggGGGTCTTTGCGGACTGTTGCAGGCCTGGCGCGGGCCAAGTCCATTCCCACCAAGACCTACTCCAATGAGGTGGTGACTCTGTGGTACCGTCCGCCAGACATCCTGCTGGGGAGCACCGACTACTCAACCCAGATAGACATGTGGTAAGACTCACAactcaaacacatatacacacacacacaccaaatagcAGTGCTGCTCTAGAAACTACTTTCATGTGTGAGATCTGTGTACGAAGATGGCTTGAAGAAAAAAGGTTTCCCcctgtgtttaggtgtgtgtgtgggtgtgtgtgtgtaaggagataCTTGTTTGGAAGAAGGGTGTGTTACTGTGTTAGATGGTGTGAGTTTAAAGGCATAGGGATTGActggaagtggtgtgtgtgtgtgcatgattgtgtgcgtgcatgtgtgtactggTGTTTTGCAGGTATattgacagtgtgtgtgcttttgtgtgtgtctaggggTGTGGGCTGTATTTTCTATGAGATGTCCACGGGCCGGCCGCTGTTTCCAGGCTCCACGGTGGAGGAGGAGCTGCACTTTATCTTCAAACTGCTAGGTATGCCCTCTTATCTGCAGCTGCCCCAACCACCCAGACAGCCGCCACCTCCTCCCCACTCCTACTCTCTCCTGGAGACATGGGTGCTCTGGACTTCActgcttttctttctctttcatttctcttctcatctttcGCTCCCTACCCTGTCATCACTTCtgatttcctctctctttcccatcaTTCCTTGTCTGTTCAGGTTCTAACCTCGTCTgctccctcctcccctttccTTTCTGAATGCTCCCCTCTTTCCTCTATTTGCTTTCTTTCTGGCAGTTTCTATCCTCATTCTAGATGTCcgttgtatgtgtgctgtcaaAAGAACCTCTGGTGTCCATATGTAGTCCTATGTCTGTAGATGGGAAACGAAGTGACTCAAAGCAAGCCATACACTGTGAAAACCAATCAACACATTCTCTCAGGAGCATGGATGGAAGCAGTATAATTTTATGATCCATAGAGCTCAAGTATCAAAAAATTTTCAGCAGAAGCAGACTGTACCTACTACATCTTGATTTATTTCTTCccactgtctctgtgtctgctcttcctctttctcctctctctctctctctctctctctctctctctctctctctctctctctctctctctctctctctctctctctctctctctctctctctctctctctctcatatcccGCTCTAACCTTTTTCTTGGCGGAGTCTGAGCTCTCTCCTTTACCCTTCCCCCCTCTAATGGCTTCTCCACCTGTCTCAGGTACGCCCACAGAGGAGACTTGGCCTGGAATCACCTCCAATGAAGAGTTCATCTCGTATAATTACCCCCGTTACCGTGCCGACTGTCTTCACAACCACACGCCCAGGTGACCACGCCTCTCTAAAGCTCAGTCGTCTgtgtttttacatttacatttatattgagTCATTTATAgactatttatatttatatttacatttatattgagACATTTATATtgacgcttttatccaacgtcacttacaaaatgaggaataactTTCAAGccacagtgcagaggagacctgaaataacaataaatattaCTATGCAAAGGAGACCTTAggtaacaataaatactactaccagaggtgtgtgtgtcatcctgATACTCACTGATAAAGCAGATGGTTTCTGTGTGTTGCCTCCAGCTTACTGAGATGGCAGATGGTTTATGAACATTAGCATTTTGTCAGTAGTAGGGTAAAATATGCTCCAAAAATGACGGCTGTCATCTCTGTTCTGTGTTGTTTTTCAGACTGTGCAATGAAGGAGTGGATCTTTTATCCAAGCTGCTGCAGGTGAGGAGCTCATTTCTATTGTTTTCAATAATTACTAGGAAATGTTATTatgatatacatatacatgGTCATATATAGGAGATTTGATTGTTTCATTTTTTGAGTACAGGCTAGTATTGCTATAGGCAGACAAACATGACATGTGTATGGACCCTGTTATccaaccaccccaccccacaccccaagAAAGTGCAGTTACGTATTTAATTTGCCCTGGGGTGCTTGTTCAGCCATAGACCCACAAAATAGCCAACACCatgtttaccacacacacacacaccctatgggtatttgtgtttgtaagcaaattagtgtgatgtgtgtgttggtatagAAATTTGAGCTTgagtgcgctgtgtgtgtgtgtgtttgtgctgtccACAGTTTGAGGGGAGGAAGCGCATCTCTGCTGAGGAGGCCATGAGGCAGCCGTACTTCCACAGCCTGGGAAACAGAGTGATCACACTGCCTGACTGTAGGTTTACACACTTGCACTCCTAACACCAACACATACACCAAGGCACTTGcacatatgctgtgtgtgttttcaaagcATGCACATTCATACTGGTGCTTATCTATGCCTTTCGGATTTCTAATCATTTGCTGTCCCCATCAGTCTTCTTACAGATCTGTCTGATAACACTGATACATCCAGCTCTCTCCATCAtgtctgacctgacttgactgaAATGAAATGACTGACTTTGTGACTTCTAAaaacttctctctcacacacacacacaggcttgcagacagacagacagacacacacatacacacacagatatattacTCCCACTCTCTGCAGTAACAAAAGCATCAGTGATTGGGTAAATCCTCCTCACTACATCGTCTCTATATAATGCGTCCTACTCCCACTGACTGTCTGCATGCTCTGTATACGCTGCCTTTGTGCTATTACATGCATGTCTTTGTGCCTTTTGATCCAAGTTCCTGGCTGATAATATGCCTGATCACTCCACAGCTACATCTATATTTGCACTTCAAGACATTCAGCTGGAGAAGGAGCCAGGAATGCGAACCAACTCCCTGTCAGACTCAGGTGAGGCCTTTGTTTGAGTTCTTTACGCAGCAGTCTCCAGTCTAGAACATCCCTCTGGACATACATATGATTCACTCCGTAGGGTCACACTGATCTCTGGGctggggagtgtgtgagtgatggaTGTGTGCCTTTTAAAAATATGCTTACTTTGTGAACTCCTGGTATCTATCATTCGGTCTTAAAAATACCTCTGACATGCAGTTGTACGGTTAGGAAATAAATTCACTTGTGTAAGCATCGTTGTCATACTTTTGTAAATGTGTAAATTTTATTATCAGGCCCTTTgtgaccactgtaaatgtttgtTCAATCATAAAATATGTGTGAATTTGTAATACTAGCAAAGCACCCTTTCTTGCCTAGTACTTAACTGCATGCCTTGAACTTAATTGCATGTGTTTTTCTATGTGATCGGTTATTTATGTATAAATCTTGCCATCATACCGATGGAATGAGAGAAGTGCTGTTGAGCTAGTGGAGAATAAAACGGGGTACTCAAAAGAGCAGCGTtcatctcatcctcctctttctttctttctttctttctttctttctctctctctctccccttcctctgccATCTCATCCCCCTGAGAGGCTGTGCGGTTAGATGAGTGGTTGTGCTCAGTGTCATTAATTAAGTCGAGAGCATCTCCATGAATGTTTAATAAGGACCCGATCTCCAATCATCCGCACGGTCCCTCTGATCAACGACTTTAACTCCACCGCCCGCCCCGCCCTCTGCATCATATTTCACCCCCACTCTTTGCCTGCTGTCTCCCCCCTCACTTTGATTTGTTCCCCTAACATATCTATACACACTGGTTCAATTTGTTCTCATAGCATATCTATACACACTGGTTCAATTTGTTCTCATAGCATGTTTATACACACTGGTTTAATTTGTTCTCATAACATATCTTACACACTGGTTTAATTTGTTCTCATAACATATCTTTACACACTGGTTTAATTTGTTCTCATAGCATGTTCATACACACCGGTTTGTTTATGTTCTGTCCCTGAACCTCATCATATCCATTGTTTTCCTGAGATGGTCGCGTAGGGTCACAAGTGGGATTGAGTGTGATTGTTTTGCTTATTGTCTGTGACTGGGTTTGGTGGAGAGATCAGGCTAATAGTTTATTTTTGCTGTTGTGAATGCTTTTCTCGTGTTCTAGGCGCACGCCATAACTTCCGTCACGTCACTATGTTTCAGAGCTCTTACAGAGATGCATAAGGTTCCGGCACTCCTTAGGTACTTAAAGCGTCACTGACTTGTGTTCACAAGGAGGCGACCCACCACCCCTTTCTCCTTCTAACTGTCCttgcctcctccctcccccttgtcgtcgtcgtcgtcgtcgtcctcgtcgtcgtcgtcgtcgttgTTGTTGTCCCCCCCCGATGTCATGTCTGCTCCTGCAATGTTACAATGTTATGGATTGGCCACCCCCCCAAAGGGGAACATACTGTGTATTTACAAGTGAGGAATATGTTGGAAGTTCCACACTTAccgtatgggtgtgtgtgtgtgtgtgtggtatgtgtgccaTGTAAATACAGTATGCCGCCCACACTCAAGGTGTCCACAGGTGGCCATAACCGTTCCTCTGTTGTTGTCTTATGATGTGCGGTCCATTCCACCCCCTGCAGAGTCCCACAGCACGTTTACTGCTGGGAATATGaagtgtgtgctcgtgtgtgtgtgtgtatatgtatatatatatgtatatgtgtgtgtgtgtatgtgcgtgcattgGCATCAGTCTTCAGGCATATGCctgcttgcttgtttgtttatttattagtttatttatttattttccgtTTTCCCAAACAAGCGAGGCGTGAAGGAGAGGCCTCCTGAGGATCAGCTGTGTGCTAGGCTGAGATGGAAAACAGGAACATGTGGCGGCGCCTCACACTAAAAAGCACACAGCCTTGCTCTGTCGGCTAGCAGAAATccacaaaaca from Alosa alosa isolate M-15738 ecotype Scorff River chromosome 4, AALO_Geno_1.1, whole genome shotgun sequence carries:
- the cdk16 gene encoding cyclin-dependent kinase 16 isoform X2, whose product is MDRMRKIKRQLSLTLRGGNSSDKSLSETISSQDNAHSDSEIVHEDVKIGSDGESDQVSATSSDEVHSPVRVRLREKPGRKISNEDVNKRLSLPADIRLPDGYLEKFSLNSPLFDKPLSRRLRRVSLSEIGFGKLETYVKLDKLGEGTYATVYKGRSKLTDNLVALKEIRLEHEEGAPCTAIREVSLLKDLKHANIVTLHDIIHTQKSLTLVFEYLDKDLKQYLDDCGNCIHMHNVKLFLFQLLRGLNYCHRRKVLHRDLKPQNLLINERGELKLADFGLARAKSIPTKTYSNEVVTLWYRPPDILLGSTDYSTQIDMWGVGCIFYEMSTGRPLFPGSTVEEELHFIFKLLGTPTEETWPGITSNEEFISYNYPRYRADCLHNHTPRLCNEGVDLLSKLLQFEGRKRISAEEAMRQPYFHSLGNRVITLPDSTSIFALQDIQLEKEPGMRTNSLSDSVNSISRRQSLLF